The Micromonospora krabiensis genome window below encodes:
- a CDS encoding TetR/AcrR family transcriptional regulator, giving the protein MATKTRRTTTEERILRTAAGLFYAHGLRGVGIDQVIAESGVAKSTLYVHFRTKDELIAAYLRRTDDSWMAQLQDAAARAGDRPAEQIVGLFDALLDAFDRHGFFGCPFVSAAVEAPLDSEARAITVRHTERRHAWLTALAAGAGAVDPAALARQVGLLVDGALASGRLLQDRAVVDEAKAAARALVAQHTA; this is encoded by the coding sequence ATGGCCACGAAGACGCGCAGGACCACCACGGAGGAGCGGATCCTCCGCACGGCCGCGGGGCTGTTCTACGCCCACGGGCTGCGCGGCGTCGGCATCGACCAGGTCATCGCCGAGTCCGGGGTGGCCAAGTCGACGCTGTACGTCCACTTCCGCACCAAGGACGAGTTGATCGCCGCCTACCTGCGACGAACCGACGACTCCTGGATGGCACAGCTACAGGACGCCGCGGCACGCGCCGGTGACCGACCCGCCGAGCAGATCGTCGGGCTCTTCGACGCGCTGCTGGACGCGTTCGACCGGCACGGCTTCTTCGGTTGCCCCTTCGTCAGCGCGGCCGTCGAGGCGCCGCTGGACTCGGAGGCCCGCGCCATCACGGTGCGGCACACCGAACGCCGCCACGCGTGGCTCACCGCGCTCGCCGCGGGGGCCGGCGCGGTCGACCCAGCCGCGCTCGCCCGGCAGGTCGGGCTCCTGGTCGACGGCGCGCTGGCGTCAGGCCGGCTGCTGCAGGACCGGGCCGTGGTGGACGAGGCGAAGGCCGCCGCCCGGGCCCTCGTGGCCCAGCACACGGCCTGA
- a CDS encoding zinc-dependent alcohol dehydrogenase family protein — MRAVLLHEFGGPLTLTEIEEPVAGPGQVLVRVAASGVNPLDTKIRAGKAAHARTRPPAVLGMDLAGVVAAVGPEVTGFAPGDEVYGLTGGVGDLQGSLADYAAVDARLLARKPESLSMRAAAALPLAVITSWEALVDRARVSTGHRVLVHGGAGGVGQAAIQIARARGAAVFATGSARSMPTITRLGATPIDYTTSSVEEYVARHTGGEGFDIVFDTVGGATLDASFAAVRTYTGHVVSALGWGTHSLAPLSFRGATYSGVFTLLPMLSGRGREHHGEILRAASALADAGGLTPVLDDRRFTLATVADAHTLVESGTATGKVVIDVG, encoded by the coding sequence ATGCGCGCGGTACTGCTCCACGAATTCGGCGGCCCGCTGACCCTTACCGAGATCGAGGAACCAGTGGCGGGGCCCGGCCAGGTGCTGGTCCGGGTCGCGGCCAGCGGCGTCAACCCCCTGGACACCAAGATCCGGGCCGGCAAGGCGGCGCACGCCCGGACCCGCCCACCGGCCGTGCTCGGCATGGACCTGGCCGGCGTCGTGGCGGCGGTCGGCCCGGAGGTCACGGGCTTCGCGCCCGGCGATGAGGTGTACGGGCTGACCGGCGGTGTCGGCGACCTCCAGGGGTCGCTCGCCGACTACGCCGCCGTGGACGCCCGCCTGCTCGCCCGCAAACCGGAATCACTCAGCATGCGTGCGGCGGCAGCATTGCCGCTGGCGGTCATCACCTCCTGGGAAGCGCTGGTGGACCGGGCACGGGTGAGCACGGGCCACCGGGTGCTGGTCCACGGGGGCGCCGGCGGCGTCGGGCAGGCCGCCATCCAGATCGCCCGCGCCCGGGGCGCCGCCGTCTTCGCCACCGGGTCCGCCCGGAGCATGCCCACCATCACCCGGCTCGGCGCGACACCGATCGACTACACCACCAGTTCGGTCGAGGAGTACGTCGCCCGGCACACCGGCGGCGAGGGCTTCGACATCGTCTTCGACACCGTCGGCGGCGCCACCCTCGACGCCTCCTTCGCCGCCGTCCGCACCTACACCGGTCACGTCGTCAGCGCCCTCGGCTGGGGTACCCACAGCCTCGCGCCCCTCTCGTTCCGTGGCGCCACCTACTCCGGGGTCTTCACGCTGCTGCCGATGCTGAGCGGTCGGGGCCGCGAGCACCACGGGGAGATCCTGCGCGCGGCGAGCGCCCTGGCCGACGCCGGAGGCCTGACGCCCGTCCTGGACGACCGACGGTTCACCCTGGCCACCGTCGCCGACGCCCACACCCTCGTCGAGAGCGGCACGGCCACCGGCAAGGTCGTGATCGACGTCGGGTGA
- a CDS encoding winged helix DNA-binding domain-containing protein, producing the protein MVDQRQVMSFRARAQQLCRAEGALADTAVLDIGVQDTGPDGGRWALAVRGVDARAVPDEDLILLWTVRGAPHLYRRADAGRVAAAVEPYSEADAGKRIYDAARPLKAAGIANLAALDEVATRMRAIVTEPTVKGVVSGRLAEVMPEPYLRFCRPCDATHLYEMPFRLAAVRAGLELQLDTSPPVLRRTPGFRRATTAGDRFDLVRAYLRLLGPATPRHVAEFLDAPVKDVKARWPDDVVEVVVDGETRWLLAADEEALAAGDATGTRLLGPFDLFLQARDRATLVPHAAHAKELWPVLGRPGAVLADGQLVGTWRPRKSGRTMTVSVRPWQALPATTRAAIADQAERLAAHRAVTLAGVDITD; encoded by the coding sequence GTGGTCGACCAGCGCCAGGTGATGAGCTTCCGTGCGCGGGCCCAGCAGTTGTGCCGCGCCGAGGGGGCGCTGGCGGACACCGCGGTGCTCGACATCGGCGTGCAGGACACCGGGCCCGACGGCGGCCGGTGGGCCCTGGCCGTCCGCGGCGTCGACGCCAGGGCGGTGCCCGACGAGGACCTGATCCTGCTGTGGACGGTGCGCGGCGCCCCCCACCTCTACCGCCGTGCCGACGCGGGGCGGGTGGCCGCCGCGGTGGAGCCCTACTCCGAGGCCGACGCGGGCAAGCGCATCTACGACGCCGCCCGGCCGTTAAAGGCGGCCGGCATCGCCAACCTGGCCGCGCTCGACGAGGTGGCCACCCGGATGCGGGCGATCGTCACCGAGCCGACGGTGAAGGGGGTGGTCTCCGGCCGGCTGGCCGAGGTGATGCCCGAGCCCTATCTGCGGTTCTGCCGACCGTGCGACGCCACCCACCTCTACGAGATGCCGTTCCGGTTGGCCGCCGTGCGGGCCGGGCTGGAGCTTCAGCTCGACACGTCCCCGCCGGTCCTGCGGCGCACCCCGGGATTCCGGCGGGCCACCACCGCCGGCGACAGGTTCGACCTCGTCCGCGCCTACCTCCGCCTGCTCGGCCCGGCGACCCCCCGGCACGTGGCCGAGTTCCTCGACGCGCCGGTCAAGGACGTGAAGGCGCGCTGGCCCGACGATGTGGTCGAGGTGGTGGTCGACGGCGAGACGCGCTGGTTGCTCGCCGCCGACGAGGAAGCGCTGGCGGCGGGTGACGCCACGGGCACCCGCCTGCTCGGCCCGTTCGACCTCTTCCTCCAGGCCCGGGACCGGGCGACCCTGGTGCCCCACGCGGCGCACGCCAAGGAGTTGTGGCCGGTGCTGGGCCGCCCGGGCGCCGTTCTGGCCGACGGTCAACTGGTCGGCACCTGGCGTCCCCGCAAGTCGGGCCGGACGATGACGGTGAGCGTCCGACCCTGGCAGGCCCTGCCCGCCACCACCCGCGCCGCCATCGCCGACCAGGCCGAACGCCTCGCCGCCCACCGGGCCGTCACCCTCGCCGGCGTCGACATCACCGACTGA
- a CDS encoding RNA polymerase sigma-70 factor, with product MPGTAQTRPDDRGPGRDGRPDSATEAFLGHRNLLFTVAYEMLGSAADAEDVLQETWLRWAGVDPDTVRDPRAYLVRITTRQALVRLRTVRRRREAYVGSWLPEPLLTAPDVAEDVALADSVSMAMLLVLETLAPTERAVFVLREVFDLGYDEIAEAVDKSPSAVRQIAHRARAHVAARRPRRVVSAADTRYALDAFQRAVETGDLQSLLDILAPDVVLLGDGGGIKQAVLRPVVGAEKVVRLLTAGLDRVAGTVALTSAQVNGYPALIFRMNGELDTVVAVRIDDGLVTGLYAVRNPEKLSHMAGENILRR from the coding sequence ATGCCCGGCACGGCGCAGACCCGACCCGACGACCGGGGCCCCGGCCGCGACGGGCGTCCGGACAGCGCGACCGAGGCGTTCCTCGGCCACCGCAACCTGCTGTTCACCGTCGCGTACGAGATGCTCGGCTCGGCCGCCGACGCGGAGGACGTCCTGCAGGAGACCTGGCTGCGGTGGGCGGGCGTCGACCCGGACACGGTCCGTGACCCGCGGGCGTACCTCGTGCGGATCACCACCCGGCAGGCGCTGGTCCGGCTGCGCACGGTCCGTCGGCGCCGGGAGGCGTACGTCGGCTCCTGGCTGCCCGAGCCCCTGCTGACCGCACCCGACGTGGCCGAGGACGTCGCGTTGGCCGACAGCGTGTCGATGGCGATGCTGCTGGTGCTGGAGACGCTCGCGCCGACCGAGCGGGCGGTGTTCGTGCTGCGCGAGGTGTTCGACCTCGGGTACGACGAGATCGCCGAAGCGGTCGACAAGAGCCCGAGCGCGGTCCGGCAGATCGCCCACCGGGCACGGGCGCACGTCGCGGCGCGCCGGCCACGCCGGGTCGTCTCGGCGGCCGACACCCGGTACGCGCTCGACGCGTTCCAGCGGGCGGTCGAGACGGGCGACCTGCAGAGCCTGCTCGACATCCTCGCCCCGGACGTCGTCCTGCTCGGTGACGGTGGCGGGATCAAGCAGGCCGTGCTGCGCCCCGTGGTGGGGGCGGAGAAGGTCGTACGCCTGCTGACGGCCGGGCTGGATCGGGTCGCCGGCACCGTCGCGCTCACCTCGGCGCAGGTCAACGGCTACCCGGCGCTGATCTTCCGGATGAACGGCGAGCTCGACACCGTCGTGGCCGTCCGTATCGACGACGGCCTCGTCACCGGGCTCTACGCCGTGCGCAATCCCGAGAAGCTGTCGCACATGGCGGGGGAGAACATCCTGCGCCGGTGA
- a CDS encoding carboxymuconolactone decarboxylase family protein encodes MDTRFNMFDNEIAVKFAKRFANAGLVIHQSPLPASTQELVSLRASQINGCGWCIDMHTKEALAAGETSVRLHLVAAWRESTVFTEAERAALALAEEGTRLADAHQGVSDETWEQVRKHYDDDQIGALVALVALINAANRLAVIVHQRGGSYEVGAFANWSN; translated from the coding sequence ATGGACACCCGGTTCAACATGTTCGACAACGAGATCGCCGTCAAGTTCGCCAAGCGCTTCGCCAACGCCGGCCTGGTGATCCACCAGTCGCCCCTGCCGGCGTCGACCCAGGAGCTGGTGTCGCTGCGCGCGAGCCAGATCAACGGCTGCGGCTGGTGCATCGACATGCACACCAAGGAGGCCCTGGCCGCCGGCGAGACCTCGGTCCGGCTCCACCTGGTCGCCGCCTGGCGCGAGTCGACCGTGTTCACGGAGGCGGAGCGGGCCGCGCTGGCGCTCGCCGAGGAGGGCACCCGGCTCGCCGACGCCCACCAGGGCGTGTCCGACGAGACCTGGGAGCAGGTGCGCAAGCACTACGACGACGATCAGATCGGGGCGCTGGTCGCCCTGGTCGCCCTCATCAACGCGGCCAACCGGCTCGCGGTGATCGTGCACCAGCGCGGCGGCTCCTACGAGGTCGGGGCATTCGCCAACTGGTCGAACTGA
- the nhaA gene encoding Na+/H+ antiporter NhaA, which yields MATPPGSRTPHLFSRGSWPEVRRVGDILRTETVGGLLLLAAAVLALAWANSPWSEGYRALSDAEVGPAALHLDLSLAAWAADGLLAIFFFVAGLELKREFVAGDLRQPRRAILPVAAALGGMTVPALIYVAFNAGAGGDALTGWAIPTATDIAFALAVLGVINTHLPAAMRTFLLTLAVVDDLLAIVIIAIFYTSSLHFLPLLGALVPLAIFGLLVQRRVRSWWVLLPLAAVTWALVHASGVHATVAGVALAFTVPVLRRTPGPGPGLAEHFEHRFRPLSAGVAVPVFAFFAAGVSVAGAGGLGASLTDSVALGVIVGLVVGKAVGVFGATWLVQRFTRARLASGLAWWDVLGLALLAGMGFTVSLLIGELAFGAGTERDDHTKIGVLLGSLLAAVLAAVILRARNRHYQRICTIEERDTDADGVPDVYEDQTTRG from the coding sequence ATGGCCACCCCGCCCGGCAGCCGCACGCCACACCTCTTCTCCCGTGGCAGTTGGCCCGAGGTTCGGCGGGTCGGGGACATTCTGCGCACGGAGACCGTCGGCGGGCTCCTGCTCCTGGCGGCCGCGGTGCTCGCGCTCGCCTGGGCCAACTCGCCGTGGTCCGAGGGGTACCGGGCGCTGAGCGACGCCGAGGTCGGGCCCGCCGCCCTGCACCTGGACCTGTCCCTGGCGGCGTGGGCGGCCGACGGTTTGCTGGCGATCTTCTTCTTCGTGGCCGGGCTGGAGCTCAAGCGGGAGTTCGTCGCCGGTGACCTGCGCCAGCCACGCCGGGCGATCCTGCCGGTGGCCGCCGCGCTGGGTGGCATGACGGTGCCGGCCCTGATCTACGTGGCGTTCAACGCGGGAGCCGGCGGCGACGCCCTGACCGGTTGGGCGATCCCGACCGCGACCGACATCGCGTTCGCCCTCGCCGTGCTCGGGGTGATCAACACCCACCTGCCGGCGGCGATGCGGACCTTCCTGCTGACGCTCGCGGTCGTCGACGACCTGCTCGCCATCGTGATCATCGCCATCTTCTACACCAGTTCGCTGCACTTCCTCCCGCTGCTCGGGGCACTGGTCCCGCTGGCCATCTTCGGCCTGCTGGTGCAGCGCCGAGTGCGGTCCTGGTGGGTGTTGCTGCCGTTGGCCGCGGTGACCTGGGCGCTCGTGCACGCCTCCGGGGTGCACGCCACGGTCGCCGGGGTGGCCCTCGCCTTCACCGTGCCGGTGCTGCGACGCACGCCCGGGCCGGGGCCGGGGCTGGCCGAGCACTTCGAGCACCGGTTCCGCCCCCTGTCGGCCGGTGTCGCGGTGCCGGTGTTCGCCTTCTTCGCCGCCGGTGTCTCGGTGGCCGGGGCGGGCGGGCTCGGCGCGTCGCTCACCGACTCCGTGGCGCTCGGGGTGATCGTCGGGCTGGTCGTGGGCAAGGCCGTCGGGGTCTTCGGTGCGACCTGGTTGGTGCAGCGGTTCACCCGGGCCCGCCTGGCCTCGGGCCTCGCCTGGTGGGACGTGCTCGGGTTGGCGCTGCTGGCCGGCATGGGCTTCACCGTGTCCCTGCTGATCGGCGAACTCGCGTTCGGCGCCGGCACGGAACGCGACGACCACACCAAGATCGGGGTCCTGCTCGGGTCGCTGCTGGCGGCGGTGCTGGCGGCCGTCATCCTGCGCGCCCGGAACCGCCACTACCAGCGCATCTGCACCATTGAGGAGCGGGACACCGACGCCGACGGCGTGCCGGACGTCTACGAGGACCAGACGACCCGCGGCTGA
- a CDS encoding ABC transporter ATP-binding protein: MAVAAIRTVALTKRYGSVHALDGLDLTVPAGQVFGFLGPNGAGKSTTIRLLLGLARPTAGRAWIFDTDAADVAVAHRSLAYVPADVALWPSLTGAEILELLGRVGPGVDRAYRDELVERFAVDLSVPGRAYSTGNRQKVALIAAFATRAPLLVLDEPTSGLDPLMEREFQAAVAQARDRGQTVFLSSHQLAEVEAVCDQVAILRAGHLVEVAPVAQLRRLHRSQVDVGFTGTPPDLRAVAGVDAVEQVGPGQLRFTLTGPPAPALRALADAQVQAVRITEPTLEEIFLDYYTRESR; encoded by the coding sequence ATGGCCGTCGCCGCCATCCGCACCGTCGCCCTGACCAAACGCTACGGCTCCGTCCACGCGCTGGACGGGCTGGATCTGACCGTGCCGGCCGGGCAGGTCTTCGGTTTCCTCGGCCCGAACGGCGCCGGCAAGTCCACCACCATCCGGCTGCTGCTCGGTCTGGCCCGCCCGACCGCCGGCCGAGCCTGGATCTTCGACACCGACGCCGCGGACGTGGCGGTGGCGCACCGATCGCTCGCCTACGTGCCCGCCGACGTCGCGCTCTGGCCCTCCCTGACCGGCGCGGAGATCCTGGAGCTGCTGGGGCGGGTCGGGCCGGGCGTCGACCGGGCCTACCGGGACGAGTTGGTCGAGCGGTTCGCCGTGGACCTGTCGGTGCCGGGGCGGGCGTACTCCACCGGTAACCGGCAGAAGGTGGCCCTGATCGCCGCGTTCGCGACCCGCGCTCCCCTGCTCGTGCTCGACGAACCGACCAGCGGACTGGATCCGCTGATGGAACGGGAGTTCCAGGCCGCGGTGGCCCAGGCCCGCGACCGCGGTCAGACGGTCTTCCTCAGCTCCCATCAGCTGGCGGAGGTCGAGGCGGTGTGCGACCAGGTGGCGATCCTGCGCGCCGGCCACCTGGTCGAGGTCGCCCCGGTCGCGCAGCTGCGCCGGCTGCACCGCAGCCAGGTCGACGTCGGCTTCACCGGCACGCCACCGGACCTGCGCGCGGTCGCCGGCGTCGACGCCGTGGAACAGGTCGGGCCCGGGCAACTGCGGTTCACCCTGACCGGCCCGCCGGCACCGGCGCTGCGCGCCCTCGCCGACGCCCAGGTCCAGGCGGTACGGATCACCGAGCCGACGCTGGAGGAGATCTTCCTCGACTACTACACCCGGGAGTCCCGGTGA
- a CDS encoding ABC transporter permease — protein sequence MTAVDAPAPGGVRLSGRAGGSAVTALAWRQVRRGGLVVAAVVAGMSAMVAATYASTVGDALDAAALAALAENPAIRTLFGEPIALGDPGGFTVWRTGTVLAVLLGVWGLLTATRVTRGEEETGRWELLAAGRVPVAGIVARHLAVLAGTLLAVGLVTVGALVAAGTAVPGALLHGACLALVGLHFVAAGTLAAQVFPTRGAATGAAVALLGTGLLARMVGDGVDALGWLRWLSPFGLAALARPYASDRVLPLVALMATTAALAVAAVVAAGHRDVRGGWLAAPSARASRRWLLGSVPGFAARRLARPLLGWAAGVGSYYLLIGLLAVSMTEFLAANPRFADLAAEAGFAGLGSVEGYVAALFALLAIPIAVFVAVRVAATAADETGRRLTLLYAQPVTRVRLLVAEVAVTGVGALLLAVGAGLLTWVGCAVVDAPLALDAALAGAVNVLPVVLLCLGAAVLALGWAPGAVTAVGALPAAGGFLLHVLADSTGAPPWVGRLSPFAHLAPVPDLPPDWPAAAVMLATAAALGLLGAAGYRRRDLRG from the coding sequence GTGACCGCCGTCGACGCTCCCGCGCCCGGCGGCGTCCGACTCAGCGGACGTGCCGGCGGGAGCGCGGTGACCGCGCTGGCGTGGCGCCAGGTCCGGCGGGGCGGCCTGGTCGTCGCCGCGGTCGTCGCCGGGATGTCCGCGATGGTCGCCGCCACCTACGCGAGCACCGTCGGCGACGCGCTCGACGCCGCCGCGCTCGCCGCCCTCGCCGAGAACCCCGCCATCCGCACCCTGTTCGGCGAGCCGATCGCCCTGGGCGACCCCGGCGGGTTCACGGTGTGGCGGACCGGCACGGTGCTCGCCGTGCTGCTGGGTGTGTGGGGACTGCTCACCGCCACCCGGGTCACCCGAGGCGAGGAGGAGACCGGTCGGTGGGAGCTGCTGGCCGCCGGACGGGTGCCGGTCGCCGGGATCGTGGCCCGGCACCTGGCCGTGCTGGCCGGCACGCTTCTGGCGGTCGGTCTCGTGACCGTGGGCGCGCTCGTCGCCGCCGGTACCGCCGTTCCGGGTGCCCTGCTGCACGGCGCGTGCCTGGCCCTGGTCGGGCTCCACTTCGTCGCCGCTGGCACCCTCGCCGCCCAGGTGTTCCCCACCCGCGGGGCGGCCACCGGCGCGGCGGTCGCGCTGCTCGGGACGGGCCTGCTCGCCCGGATGGTCGGTGACGGGGTGGACGCGCTGGGCTGGCTCCGGTGGCTGTCCCCGTTCGGACTGGCCGCGCTGGCCCGACCGTACGCGTCCGACCGTGTCCTGCCGCTGGTGGCGCTCATGGCCACCACCGCCGCGCTGGCCGTCGCCGCCGTGGTCGCGGCCGGGCACCGGGACGTACGCGGTGGATGGCTGGCCGCCCCGTCGGCGCGCGCGTCCCGCCGGTGGCTGCTGGGGTCGGTGCCGGGTTTCGCCGCCCGACGTCTGGCGCGCCCCCTTCTCGGCTGGGCGGCCGGGGTCGGCTCCTACTACCTGCTGATCGGTCTGCTCGCGGTGTCGATGACCGAGTTCCTCGCCGCCAACCCCCGATTCGCCGACCTCGCCGCCGAGGCCGGGTTCGCCGGGCTCGGGTCGGTCGAGGGTTACGTGGCGGCTCTGTTCGCGCTGCTCGCGATCCCGATCGCCGTCTTCGTCGCCGTTCGCGTCGCGGCCACCGCCGCGGACGAGACCGGTCGCCGCCTGACGCTGCTGTACGCCCAGCCGGTCACCCGGGTTCGGCTGTTGGTCGCGGAGGTCGCCGTCACCGGCGTGGGCGCGCTCCTGCTCGCCGTCGGGGCCGGCCTGCTGACCTGGGTGGGCTGCGCCGTGGTCGACGCGCCGCTGGCGCTGGACGCGGCCCTCGCCGGCGCCGTCAACGTGCTGCCGGTCGTGCTGCTCTGCCTGGGCGCGGCGGTGCTCGCGTTGGGCTGGGCGCCCGGCGCCGTCACGGCCGTGGGAGCCCTGCCGGCGGCCGGCGGGTTCCTCCTGCACGTCCTCGCCGACAGCACCGGCGCGCCACCCTGGGTCGGTCGTCTCTCGCCGTTCGCGCACCTCGCGCCCGTCCCGGACCTGCCCCCGGACTGGCCCGCGGCGGCGGTCATGCTGGCCACGGCCGCCGCGCTCGGGCTGCTCGGTGCGGCCGGCTACCGGCGACGCGACCTGCGCGGCTGA
- a CDS encoding effector-associated constant component EACC1 produces the protein MSTSEVLVAFDGDLGHADQLAGDLADFLTRRDPTLPVQRRRTDARSQDFGATLAIVLGSSAVTTLAAGIAAWLRRRQDAHLELRRTLPDGQVVQVKLRGQATARTERIVTDFLNG, from the coding sequence ATGTCCACATCGGAGGTGCTCGTCGCGTTCGACGGCGACCTCGGCCACGCCGACCAGCTCGCCGGCGACCTCGCCGACTTCCTCACCCGTCGGGATCCGACGCTGCCGGTCCAGCGCCGCCGCACCGACGCGCGCAGCCAGGACTTCGGCGCCACGCTCGCCATCGTGCTCGGCTCCAGCGCGGTGACCACGCTGGCCGCCGGCATCGCGGCCTGGTTGCGTCGCCGGCAGGACGCCCACCTCGAACTACGCCGCACGCTCCCGGACGGCCAGGTCGTGCAGGTGAAGCTGCGTGGCCAGGCCACCGCCCGCACGGAGCGGATCGTCACGGACTTCCTCAACGGCTGA
- a CDS encoding GerMN domain-containing protein — MRARLWTVGLVILLGGCGVPTDDVPRAVEVPPGPFPTPITGGPTATGGRVDQTLCYVRDDRIDRVVRRTDTLPGVEEHLRQLLAGPRAPELDRGVSSALPGTITVAGAQVDGTVVEVDVRPAGEETGRSDEVLAFGQIVCTLTSRGDVTGVSFRRAGQPLDVPRADGSLTQGPLTTADYAPLLRHG, encoded by the coding sequence GTGAGAGCACGCCTCTGGACGGTCGGCCTCGTGATCCTGCTGGGCGGGTGCGGCGTGCCGACCGACGACGTCCCGCGGGCCGTCGAGGTGCCACCCGGCCCCTTCCCGACGCCGATCACCGGCGGCCCGACCGCCACCGGAGGACGGGTCGACCAGACGCTCTGCTACGTCCGGGACGACCGCATCGACCGGGTCGTACGCCGCACGGACACGCTGCCCGGCGTCGAGGAGCACCTGCGGCAGCTGCTCGCCGGCCCGCGCGCGCCGGAACTCGACCGGGGCGTGAGCAGCGCCCTGCCCGGCACGATCACCGTCGCCGGCGCCCAGGTCGACGGTACCGTCGTCGAGGTCGACGTCCGGCCGGCCGGCGAGGAGACCGGCCGCAGCGACGAGGTGCTCGCCTTCGGTCAGATCGTCTGCACCCTCACGTCGCGCGGCGACGTGACCGGGGTGTCCTTCCGGCGGGCCGGGCAACCGCTGGACGTACCCCGCGCCGACGGCTCCCTGACCCAGGGCCCACTCACCACGGCCGACTACGCGCCGCTGCTGCGCCACGGTTGA